DNA sequence from the Candidatus Bathyarchaeota archaeon genome:
TGTTGAGGTGGCACTTTTGAAAGAGGAACAATTCAAGATTCTCAAAACTATGAGTGAAGCAAAAAATCGTATGGACCTAAACATGTTTGCGCAAGCCGTAAACTTAAGTCCTGACCAAGCGATGGCTGAAATTCAGGAACTTGCAAAAGAGGGCTTTTTACGCAAGGTCGGTAAAGGGTATAGCTTGACAGTGAAAGGCAAGAGTTTCCTTAAAGTTTTTCAGATTGTTTCAAGTGAAATGAGCTTTCAATTCTACGAGCGCATGGATAAGCCACTAGGGTTAACTGCCAAGTCAATAGAAGAGTTCTACAAGGCAATCAAGCAAGTGTGCACTGATTCGCTGGAGTTCCACCTGTGCAGAGGCGACTTTGAAAGGTGGCTGAGCGATGTTTGCGGGGACAAGAAATTAGCCCAAGAAATCGCAGCGCTAAAGACTGATGAGTTGAAGGGTGAAGAACTAAGAACAGCCTTGCTAAAAACCATCGACGCAAAATACGCCATCGAAGAATTCCTCTAGGCTTTTTTCCGCTCTGACTCTAGTTTTTTCCACCAATCGGGAACTTTCGCATCAGCAGCAATATCCCACATATCAAACGGCTTAACATCCAACACTGGAGTATCATCGTAAGCATCTAAACCCTTAACCGTCAAAACGTTACCTTCCACTTTCAAAAGTTCAACCAACGTCAAGGCAATAGGGTTTGGTCTGAGCATGGTTCGGGTGGCGAAAACTCCAAGCAACGGCAAGTCCATTCTGCCTCTGAGGTGAACCTTTAGGGTTTTTCTTTGCTCGCTTGAGAGTTGGTTTAGCCAAAACAGCACAAACAAATGTGAAAAACCATCAATACTCTCTAAACCATCAACCAACTCACTGTTAAGGATAATCTGTGAGATGGCGGTTTTATCTTTAATTTCATCGCCAACAGCGCTGGTTTTGACATAACCAATCGGTTGCAAAACAACTTTTTCTCCAATAGCCATGTGTTTTCACCAAACTTTTGATTGAATAAACCAAACATATAAGCCTTCAATCTATCGCTCAGAAAAAACTATACCCACCTTATTTATACTCCCACAGTTGCCCGTAATTGAGCTTTGCCTGCATCAAGCCACAACAACAAAAACCGCAATCTCTATATTACTCCATGAAAACTTTCTCAAAACAGCCACTTGCGGGCCCGTAGCTCAGTCAGGCCAGAGCGGCGGACTCTTAATCCGTAGGTCGCGGGTTCAATTCCCGTCGGGCCCGCCAAACAACTTAGATTTTAGTTGCGAGTCCCTCTGCCCACTTTTGTATTGCTTGAACGTCTCTTGTGTCATAAACGTCTGGTTCAGTTTCTTTGTAGTTTGCGGCAAGTTTGGGGCGTTCATTCTCCATGCCCTTTTTCATAATCCAACTCATCGTGTTAAAATTGTATATTGCCCCAAAAAAGCCCAATGCAACTGGTTTAAGGTTGTACTTGGCTACTTTTTCGTCAAGGTATTTTGTTTTTGCGTTTGTTGCTATTTCAGGTTTATCAGGGTTCATCTTTTCAGCGGCAGAACCGCAATTGACAAACAACGCCACCTTCTTTGTGCTTAGCTCTTTTTGGAACTTTTTAAGAAAATCCTCTGGCTCTCCAGTCCAGCGTCCAACCTGAATGCCGCTGCCCACAATAATCAGGTCATACTCGGCGATGGATTTGATTTTTTCTTTTTTCGCATTCACAACCTTGGCTTCTACGCCTTGCTTTTGAAGTGTTTGGGCGATGTCTTGGGCGGTTACCGCGGCTGTTCCTGTTCTTGTTCCGTATACAATCAAAGCTTTTGACATGAAATATCCCTTTTTTAGTATAGTTCAGAGGTGTCTAATGTATTTTGGCATGCTTGATTTATACGCGCCTGAGCAGTGCATACTTGCCAGCGTCTCGACCAAGAGTACAATTTTTTAAGAAGAAAGAAATAGTTATTGAGTTAAGATGAAAGCAAAAATCTTTCTGCTACTTGCAATGGTAGCATTGTCTTTTCAAATCTTTGTAGCGCCCGCCCAAGCTCAAGATTGGCTGAGCATCCAAAATGAATACTTCATAGTCAAATACCATTCTGGCTATGAAGCAGACGCTAATGTCACGCTAAATACAGCCATGATTGTTCGCAATATCACTCTTGAAAAATACCCTCATGTGCTTAGCTCAAAAGTCGTGATAGAAATATACGCTAACCCGCAAGAACTAGGATACCCCACAGCAGTTGCAGTGGTAGACGCACATAATGCGACCATTAAAATCTTACGACCATCTTGGGAAGGAAGCTGGGGTGGTTATGAACAACTCGATAACCCTTTTAGAAGGGTGTTAAATCATGAATACGTGCATGTCCCATTTTACATAGACCTCTACTCAAAGCCTACAGGATACGATAATCCGCCCTCTTGGTTCAGCCAAGGAATCGCTGAATACATAAGTCAAAATTACCTCCCCATCTATGAATATAGGGTTCGAGAGGCTGTAAAGAACAACAAATTCACCATAGAAGAACCCTACTCATGGGGGCTCTACATTCTTGAATTCATGTACCACGAATATGAGCAAGAAAAAATCGTCAAACTAATCAAAAGCAACGCATTAACCTTCGACGACGCGCTAACCAGAGAATTAAATGAAACAACATCAGAATTTGAAAATAAATGGAAAACATATTTAATGGAAAAATTCCAAGTTTCGCCAACGCCAAGCTCTACACCAATAATACCAGAAGCGCCACCATTTGTTGCCGTTGCAATATTAGCTACTCTAACTTGCATTATTGCATTGATGCGGGCTAACCGAAAATATCGTAAAAATTTTTTTCCAGCGCAACTTAACGCTTTCATAGCGCTGATGATGATTCTCCAAATGTCTTGAGTAACAGGTTTAAATGCCGCATTTGATTCACAAAAGTCTGTGCTTATGTAAAAGTTAAAAAAGACAAACAGCGAATTATAAGATGGGGAGGCAGT
Encoded proteins:
- the tsaA gene encoding tRNA (N6-threonylcarbamoyladenosine(37)-N6)-methyltransferase TrmO, which produces MAIGEKVVLQPIGYVKTSAVGDEIKDKTAISQIILNSELVDGLESIDGFSHLFVLFWLNQLSSEQRKTLKVHLRGRMDLPLLGVFATRTMLRPNPIALTLVELLKVEGNVLTVKGLDAYDDTPVLDVKPFDMWDIAADAKVPDWWKKLESERKKA
- a CDS encoding DUF5752 family protein, which gives rise to MKEEQFKILKTMSEAKNRMDLNMFAQAVNLSPDQAMAEIQELAKEGFLRKVGKGYSLTVKGKSFLKVFQIVSSEMSFQFYERMDKPLGLTAKSIEEFYKAIKQVCTDSLEFHLCRGDFERWLSDVCGDKKLAQEIAALKTDELKGEELRTALLKTIDAKYAIEEFL
- a CDS encoding flavodoxin domain-containing protein — protein: MSKALIVYGTRTGTAAVTAQDIAQTLQKQGVEAKVVNAKKEKIKSIAEYDLIIVGSGIQVGRWTGEPEDFLKKFQKELSTKKVALFVNCGSAAEKMNPDKPEIATNAKTKYLDEKVAKYNLKPVALGFFGAIYNFNTMSWIMKKGMENERPKLAANYKETEPDVYDTRDVQAIQKWAEGLATKI